One window of Mediterraneibacter butyricigenes genomic DNA carries:
- a CDS encoding FtsX-like permease family protein translates to MNKRALRKDFYMEIRRSPGRFLSIFLIVAIGVAFFSGIRATEPDMRYTADAYSDKYQLMDLQVISTLGLTGEDQKALEQVDGIEKVEPGCSVDVLCESGGSQKVLHVMSLLPTMNQVEVSEGRIPEKENECLVDMDFLKNSDYKVGDQITFVSGNDADLSDSLKEETYTIVGAGSSPCYISFYRGSSTIGTGSVSGFVYVPADSFSMDVYTELYAKVEGAEGLTVFTDVYDERIEEVKAEVEKIKKSRQQARYDEIVDQANEELADAEQELADAKAEAQEQLADAKQELDDGWKQLSDAKEQVKSGKAKLQSGKQELLTQQATLNEKKTELENGLKTLEASQKELDQKKEELEESAKQAEEQIQAQLDTWNQQNEAVTGGISQLKAALEAQQQQYQQLKAAGADEQTLKALETSIAQTTEQLNQLQDQKTLLDQGKAQIDAAKEKTEKELEAGRKQVQDGQTQIDQTKAELQSGQAKLADGQSQIDQGWEKIRTSAATFAEAEEEIAANEQKLKDGQQSYEEGKAEADEKIADGEKKLADAKDEVSKIEHAKWYINDRSALTEYDGYGENADRIAAIGKVFPVLFFLVAALISLTTMTRMVEEQRTLIGTLKALGYSKGSIAAKYLGYAFLASAGGSVLGILIGEKTLPKIILVAYGIMYGHIDTYRIPYEGYYAVMASVAAMLCTVGAAWTVCRRELKESAAELMRPPAPKNGKRVFLERLGGVWKRLSFSWKATVRNLIRYKKRFFMTIFGIGGCMSLLLVGFGLEDSISNIARLQYGEVQCYDGNLILDSSATTSEQEDAVQTLKSDKRVSEVEKTVMEQVNVKAESGKKKLDVYLVVPEDVEKYKDFVTFQNRVTKEAYTLQDGGVILSEKASSLLKVKAGDQLVIKDDVQGEIKVKIDQVCENYMGHYIYMTPETYKDLFKREPEYNAACFQMNPEDVSKIERVGEKVLKSDGALSMSYMTEIEDQVDSMLSSLDFVLVVLILSAGMLAFVVLYNLNNINITERRRELATLKVLGFYDGEVSAYVYRENVILTLIGTILGCGMGTVLHRFVITTAEIDTVMFGRNIDPTSYLYSALITVGFSLFVNWVMYYKLKKINMVESMKSVE, encoded by the coding sequence ATGAACAAACGAGCATTAAGAAAAGATTTTTATATGGAGATCCGAAGAAGTCCGGGGCGGTTTCTGTCCATTTTTCTGATTGTGGCGATCGGTGTGGCATTTTTTTCGGGAATCCGCGCAACGGAACCGGATATGCGCTATACAGCCGATGCCTATTCGGATAAATATCAACTGATGGATCTTCAGGTAATCAGTACGCTGGGACTGACCGGGGAGGATCAGAAAGCTCTGGAACAGGTGGACGGAATTGAAAAAGTAGAACCGGGCTGTTCGGTGGATGTCTTATGTGAGAGCGGTGGAAGCCAGAAGGTTCTGCATGTAATGTCACTTCTTCCGACGATGAATCAGGTAGAAGTCAGTGAGGGACGAATTCCGGAAAAGGAAAATGAATGCCTGGTTGATATGGATTTTCTGAAAAACAGTGATTACAAAGTGGGAGATCAGATTACGTTTGTATCCGGGAATGACGCGGATCTTTCGGATTCTCTGAAAGAAGAGACTTATACGATCGTCGGAGCCGGAAGCAGCCCCTGTTATATTTCATTTTACAGAGGAAGCTCTACCATAGGAACCGGATCTGTCAGCGGATTTGTGTATGTACCGGCAGACAGTTTTTCCATGGATGTTTATACGGAATTGTATGCAAAAGTGGAAGGGGCAGAAGGACTGACGGTCTTTACGGATGTTTATGATGAACGGATCGAGGAAGTAAAAGCAGAAGTTGAAAAGATTAAGAAGAGCAGGCAGCAGGCCAGGTATGATGAGATTGTGGATCAGGCAAATGAGGAGCTGGCAGATGCGGAACAGGAACTTGCGGATGCAAAGGCAGAAGCACAGGAACAGCTGGCGGATGCGAAGCAGGAACTGGACGATGGCTGGAAACAGCTTTCTGACGCCAAAGAACAGGTGAAGAGTGGAAAAGCGAAATTACAGTCGGGCAAGCAGGAACTTCTGACGCAGCAGGCAACCTTAAATGAAAAGAAAACGGAACTGGAAAATGGTTTGAAGACGCTGGAAGCTTCTCAGAAAGAACTGGATCAGAAAAAAGAGGAATTAGAGGAGAGTGCAAAGCAGGCAGAAGAACAGATCCAGGCACAGCTTGATACATGGAATCAGCAAAACGAAGCGGTTACGGGCGGAATTTCTCAGTTGAAGGCCGCGCTGGAAGCGCAACAGCAGCAATATCAGCAACTGAAAGCTGCCGGAGCGGATGAGCAGACCTTAAAAGCACTGGAAACTTCCATAGCACAGACCACAGAGCAACTGAATCAGTTACAGGATCAGAAGACGCTTCTGGATCAGGGAAAAGCTCAGATCGATGCGGCAAAAGAAAAGACAGAAAAAGAGCTTGAAGCCGGACGAAAGCAGGTTCAGGATGGCCAGACCCAGATTGACCAGACAAAGGCCGAATTGCAAAGTGGTCAGGCAAAACTTGCTGATGGACAGTCCCAGATCGACCAGGGCTGGGAAAAGATCCGTACTTCCGCTGCGACGTTCGCAGAGGCGGAAGAGGAAATTGCGGCAAATGAACAGAAATTAAAAGACGGTCAGCAGTCCTATGAGGAAGGAAAAGCGGAGGCGGACGAAAAAATTGCGGATGGGGAGAAAAAGCTTGCCGATGCGAAGGACGAAGTCAGCAAGATTGAGCATGCCAAATGGTATATCAATGACCGAAGTGCTCTGACCGAATATGACGGATATGGCGAAAATGCGGACAGGATCGCAGCGATCGGAAAAGTTTTCCCGGTCTTGTTTTTCCTGGTGGCGGCTCTGATCAGTCTGACGACCATGACCCGTATGGTAGAAGAACAGAGAACCCTGATCGGAACCCTGAAAGCCCTTGGATATTCCAAAGGATCTATTGCGGCAAAATATCTGGGATACGCATTTCTGGCCTCAGCGGGAGGCAGTGTGCTTGGAATCCTGATCGGAGAGAAAACTCTGCCGAAGATTATCCTGGTGGCGTATGGAATTATGTACGGACATATCGATACCTATCGGATTCCGTATGAGGGATATTATGCGGTGATGGCCTCAGTGGCAGCAATGCTCTGTACGGTGGGGGCGGCATGGACGGTCTGCCGGAGAGAATTGAAGGAGTCAGCGGCTGAGCTGATGCGTCCGCCGGCACCGAAAAACGGTAAACGTGTCTTTCTGGAACGGCTTGGCGGCGTGTGGAAACGGCTGAGTTTCAGTTGGAAAGCCACTGTTCGGAATTTGATCCGTTATAAAAAACGTTTCTTCATGACCATTTTTGGAATCGGTGGCTGTATGTCATTGCTTCTGGTAGGATTTGGACTGGAAGATTCCATTTCCAATATTGCAAGGCTGCAATATGGAGAAGTCCAGTGTTACGATGGAAACCTGATTCTGGATTCTTCCGCCACAACATCCGAACAGGAAGACGCGGTACAGACCCTGAAATCGGATAAACGGGTGTCAGAAGTAGAAAAGACGGTTATGGAACAGGTGAATGTAAAAGCGGAATCCGGAAAGAAAAAGCTGGATGTTTACCTGGTGGTTCCGGAAGATGTGGAAAAATATAAAGACTTTGTGACGTTTCAGAATCGGGTGACAAAAGAAGCCTATACCCTGCAAGATGGCGGTGTCATTTTGTCAGAGAAAGCATCCTCTCTTTTGAAGGTAAAAGCCGGAGATCAGTTAGTGATCAAGGATGATGTGCAGGGGGAAATCAAAGTGAAGATCGATCAAGTCTGTGAAAATTATATGGGGCATTATATTTATATGACGCCGGAAACCTATAAAGATCTGTTTAAAAGGGAACCGGAATATAATGCAGCCTGCTTCCAGATGAATCCGGAAGATGTATCGAAGATAGAACGGGTGGGAGAAAAGGTACTGAAAAGCGATGGAGCACTGAGTATGAGTTACATGACGGAGATCGAAGATCAGGTAGATTCTATGTTGTCCAGTCTGGATTTTGTTCTGGTAGTATTGATCTTGTCTGCCGGAATGCTGGCATTTGTAGTGCTTTATAATTTGAATAATATTAATATTACGGAGCGGAGAAGAGAATTGGCTACTTTGAAGGTTCTTGGCTTCTATGATGGAGAAGTGTCCGCGTATGTGTATCGGGAAAATGTGATTCTGACCCTGATTGGGACGATTCTTGGATGTGGAATGGGTACGGTACTGCATCGGTTTGTGATCACCACTGCCGAGATTGATACGGTCATGTTCGGAAGAAATATTGATCCGACCAGTTACCTGTACAGTGCGCTGATCACCGTTGGATTTTCCCTGTTTGTGAATTGGGTGATGTATTATAAATTAAAAAAGATCAATATGGTGGAATCTATGAAGAGTGTGGAATGA
- a CDS encoding response regulator transcription factor, whose amino-acid sequence MSKGTILVVDDESRMRKLVKDFLKREDYTVLEAGDGMEAMDIFYANKEIDLMILDVMMPKMDGWQVCREIRNIPSNIPIIMLTARSSEQDELQGFELGVDEYISKPFSPKILAARVSAILRRTAGSGEGDVLEAGGIHVDKAAHEVKIDGENIELSFKEFELLTYFMENQGIALSREKILNNVWNYDYFGDARTIDTHVKKLRSKLGEKGDYIKTIWGMGYKFEVAE is encoded by the coding sequence ATGAGTAAAGGAACAATTCTGGTAGTAGATGATGAAAGCAGAATGCGAAAACTGGTCAAAGACTTTCTGAAGCGGGAAGATTATACCGTATTAGAAGCTGGTGACGGTATGGAAGCAATGGATATTTTTTATGCAAATAAAGAGATAGATCTGATGATTTTGGATGTGATGATGCCGAAGATGGACGGATGGCAGGTGTGCCGGGAGATCCGGAATATCCCATCCAATATTCCGATCATTATGCTGACGGCAAGATCCAGTGAACAGGATGAATTACAGGGATTTGAACTGGGAGTGGATGAGTACATTTCCAAGCCGTTCAGTCCGAAGATTCTGGCAGCAAGAGTCTCTGCAATTCTGAGAAGAACGGCAGGAAGCGGAGAGGGCGATGTGCTGGAAGCAGGTGGAATCCATGTGGATAAAGCGGCCCATGAAGTGAAGATTGACGGAGAAAATATCGAATTAAGCTTCAAGGAATTTGAATTGCTTACTTATTTTATGGAGAATCAGGGAATCGCGCTTTCCAGAGAGAAGATTCTGAACAATGTCTGGAACTATGATTATTTTGGGGATGCAAGAACCATTGATACCCATGTAAAGAAACTGAGAAGCAAGTTGGGAGAAAAAGGGGATTACATCAAGACCATTTGGGGGATGGGTTATAAATTCGAGGTAGCAGAATGA
- a CDS encoding sensor histidine kinase produces the protein MKRSLKRQMTVVFVGLIITILAVMFVTNSNFLEQYYVVYKMEDLTNMYKAAEEKVKDGSLGEDDANEALNHLSEKSNISAIIADEDGSILFMTAREKNGQLFAQLMGYLIGENQDEGKLLKHRKNYELRRITDPSNDTEYLEMWGYINGKDLFIMRTPMAGIRESASLANKFLLYMGCIAILISSVLVSYFSRKITEPVLELAEISKKMANLDFDAKYVSGGENEIGILGENFNRMSETLEHTISELKSANNQLQQDIEQKEKIEQMRTEFLGNVSHELKTPIALIQGYAEGLKEGVNDDPESREFYCDVIMDEASKMNQMVKNLLALNQLEFGQEELQMERFDLTGLIKGVLQSCDILIRQAEATVQFVENGPVYVWADEFKTEQVVRNYLTNAIHHVDFERRIEIRMLQQSDNVRVSVFNSGKPIPEEDLSKLWDKFYKVDKAHTREYGGNGIGLSIVKAIMESFHQKYGVKNYDNGVEFWFELDTKAS, from the coding sequence ATGAAACGATCCTTAAAGCGTCAGATGACCGTGGTATTTGTGGGGTTGATTATTACCATCCTGGCCGTGATGTTTGTGACGAATTCTAATTTTCTGGAACAGTATTATGTGGTCTATAAGATGGAAGATCTGACCAATATGTATAAGGCGGCAGAAGAGAAAGTAAAAGACGGTTCCCTGGGAGAAGACGATGCCAATGAGGCGTTGAATCATTTGTCGGAAAAATCCAACATCTCAGCGATTATCGCGGATGAGGATGGAAGCATCTTGTTTATGACGGCCAGAGAGAAAAACGGTCAGCTTTTTGCCCAGTTGATGGGGTATCTGATCGGGGAGAATCAGGACGAAGGAAAGCTTTTGAAGCATCGGAAGAACTATGAACTGCGCAGGATCACAGATCCATCCAATGATACGGAATATCTGGAAATGTGGGGGTATATCAACGGAAAAGATCTGTTTATTATGAGAACGCCCATGGCCGGAATCAGGGAGAGCGCTTCGCTGGCTAATAAATTCCTGCTGTATATGGGCTGTATCGCAATTCTGATCAGTTCCGTTCTGGTCAGCTATTTTTCCAGAAAGATTACAGAGCCGGTGTTGGAACTGGCAGAGATTTCGAAGAAGATGGCGAATCTGGATTTTGATGCCAAGTATGTAAGCGGCGGAGAAAATGAAATCGGAATCCTGGGAGAGAATTTTAACCGGATGTCGGAAACACTGGAGCATACTATTTCAGAACTGAAAAGTGCCAACAATCAGCTACAGCAGGACATTGAGCAGAAAGAAAAGATTGAGCAGATGCGGACGGAATTTCTGGGAAATGTATCCCATGAACTGAAGACACCGATCGCTTTGATTCAGGGATATGCAGAAGGGCTGAAAGAAGGCGTCAATGACGATCCGGAGAGCCGGGAATTTTATTGTGATGTCATCATGGATGAAGCTTCCAAGATGAATCAGATGGTGAAAAACCTTCTGGCATTGAACCAGTTGGAGTTTGGACAGGAAGAATTGCAGATGGAGCGCTTTGATCTGACCGGACTGATCAAAGGTGTATTGCAAAGTTGTGATATTCTGATCCGTCAGGCAGAGGCTACGGTACAGTTCGTTGAAAATGGACCGGTCTATGTGTGGGCAGATGAGTTTAAAACAGAGCAGGTTGTCAGAAACTATCTGACCAATGCCATTCATCATGTGGATTTTGAGCGCAGAATCGAAATACGGATGCTCCAGCAGTCTGACAATGTAAGAGTCAGTGTATTTAACAGTGGCAAACCAATTCCGGAAGAAGACTTAAGTAAACTCTGGGATAAATTCTATAAAGTTGATAAGGCACATACCAGAGAGTACGGTGGAAACGGAATCGGACTGTCTATCGTAAAGGCAATCATGGAGTCCTTCCATCAGAAG